From the genome of Thermaerobacter marianensis DSM 12885:
GGGACGCAAGCCGCGTAGAGCTCCAGCTCCCGGCGCCGGCCCTCTTCCCAGCCCAGGGAGCGGGTGGCCCGGATGGCCTGCTTGACCTGGCGCACGGCGATGGGGGCGTTGGCCGCGATGACCCCGGCCAGTTCCAGGGCCCGGGGCAACAGGCGGGCGGGCTCCGTCACCTCGGTGACCAGGCCGATGCGCCGGGCCGTGTCCACGTCGATGATCTCCCCCGTCATGATCAGCCGGCTGGCCCAGGCCTCGCCGACCACGCGGGGCAGGATCTGGGTGGCGCCGCCGCCGGGCATGATGCCGCGGGTCACCTCGGGCAGGCCGAAGCGGGCGTCGGCGGCGGCCAGGATGAAATCGCAGTTGAGGGCGATCTCGAAGCCGCCCGCCAGGCAGTACCCGCGGACGGCGGCGATCACCGGTACCGGCGTCTCCGCCACCGCCCGGAACATGCGCTGGAAGACGTGGTGCTGGGCGAACCAGGCCTGTTCGTCCAGGGTCGCCCGCTCCTTGAGGTCCGCGCCGGTGCAGAAGGCCCGGTCGCCGGCGCCCGTCAGGACCACGACCCGCAGCCCGGCGCGCCGGTGCAAGTCTTCGAAGCGGGCGGCGATCTCCTCGGCCATGGCCGTGTTGAAGGCGTTCATCCGTTCGGGGCGGTTGAGCCGCACCAGGGCGACCTCGGGCTCGGGCCACTCCAGCCGGACATGGGTGCCCTCCAAGGCAGTCCACCTCCGTGAGGCGAGATACCGCGGGGGGTGCGCGCCGCATGCCGTACGCCACTTGTGCACCACGCACGGCAACGCCGAGAAGTCGAAGAGGATTTCCAGGGCAGAACGCGGCGTCCCTGCCGTCACGGCGGTTTCCGCGCCCCGAGGCGCCCTGCCGGCGCCTGGCGCTGCGGGGCTGGTCAGGGCGTGGCGCCGCCCTGGCAGAACCCGGCACCGTTCCCAAGGGCCGCCGTGGCGTGGCTACCTGGCGTCGCTACGTGGCGTGGCTCCCCCCGCGTGCCGTCCGGCGCCACCCGCGGCCTGCCGCCGGGAGCCCGCGGATCCCACCTAGCCGGCAGCCGCCGGCGCCGCGGCGCTTCCGCGCCGGGCCCGCAGGGCTCGCAGCAGCCGCCGCCGGGCGGCGAAGGCCGCCTGAAAGGCCCGGTAGCGCAGGGGGGCGTACACCCGCTCGAACTCGCCGATGTACTCCACCAGCTCGGCGCCGAAGCCCTTCTTGAACCGGTACAGGCCGTAGTGCGGGTCGGCGGGGTCCACGTTGCCCGATACCCCGCGGAAGTCGTAGATGCGGCAGCCCTCGGCGATGGCCCACTGGATGGCCGCCCACTGGGCGGCGTGGCTGGGCATCACCTTGCGGGCCTCGTAGTCCGTGCCGCCGTACAGGTACCACACCGTGTCACCGCAGCGGAAGACCATGATCCCCGCCACCGGCCGCCCCTGGTACTCGGCCAGAAAGATCCGCCCGTGACCCGGCACCAGCAGGTGCCGCCACAGCGCCTCATAATAGGAAAAGGCCCGGATGGCGAAGCGCTGGCGGGCCGCCGTCATCTGCAGCAGGCGGTAGAACGCGGCCAGGTCCGCCTCGCTGGCGGCGACCCGGGTGGTGACGCCCTGGCGGGCGGCGTAACGGATGTTGTACCGGGTCTTGGACTCGAAGCGGGCCAGGGTCTCGCCGGGGGTGGGGGCCAGCTGGAGCCGCATGACGAACCGCGGCTGCAGGGCCTCGAAGGCGGTGGCCTCGGTGCCCCGCCGGAATCCCAGCCCGGCCAGCAGCTCCACGGCCTCCCGGCGCTCCACCGGGACGTCGGGGTCGACCCGCAGGACGAAGGCCCGGTGCCGCCGGGCTTCCTCGGCGGCCGCCCCCAGCAGCGCCCGCACCGCCTCCCGGTCGGCGTAATCGACGGCGGGGCCCGTGGGCGCGTAGAACACCGTGCCCAGCCCCGGCAGGCGGCGGGCCAGCACCGTCATGGCCCCGCGGGCCCCGTTGCCGTCGCGGGCCAGAAAGCGCAGGGGCTCCCACCCCGTGGCCCGCTTGACCTCACCCCAGCCCCAAAGCTGCATGAAGTGGGGCTTGCCGCAGCCCGCCACGGCCCGGTCGTAGGCCTCGCGGTCCTGGGGGCCGGCAGGCTCCACCGTCACAGAGGTCCGCTGGCTCATTCCACCGTCTCCTCGTCAGGACGAACCGGCCCGCGCCTTGCTGCCACAGGCCCGGCCGGGGCCCGCACCGGGGCCGGGACGGGCCCCGCGACCGGGCCTTGGACGGCACAGGCGACGGGGCCTGGGACCGCAGCCGGCACCGGGCCCGCCCCGGCGTCGCCGCCCGCGCCGCCGGGAACTTCCGCAGCGGGGAGGGGAACCTCTGCGGGATGGCCCGCTGGGAGGCCGGCGTGGGCGAGGGAATCGGGGGCGGTCCCATCGGTGCCGCTGGCCGGTCCCGCCGGAAAGGCGAGGGGCGCCGCGACCAGCTCCACCACCTGTCGCTGGGGCCAGGCCACGGCCACGGGCCGCCCGCCCCGCAGGTAGACCACGGGCAGGTGGGCCGCTGCCGTCAGCCGCCCCACCACCAACTCGACCTCTTGGCCGGGCTCCAGGTCCAGGCCCGTGGCGTCCAGCAGGCAGTGGTTCATCATGAACTCGCCCCGCAAGGGCACTTCCCGGCCGCCGACCCGGAGCCGGGGCCCCGGCGGCAACCCGGCGGCGCCCAGCACCCGGCTTGCGCCCAGGGCCCCCAGCAGCCGCCGCGCCAGGATCACCAGGCGGTCGCTCCAGAAGCGGGCCTCCCGCACGGGCCGCAGGCCGTCGGCCAGCCCCACGGGGAGCACCGCCACGGGAGCGCCCGGCCGGGCCCAGCCGCCGCGGTAGCCGGGATCCAGGGAGGCCGCCCGGCGGACCGCCCCCACCCGGACCACCAGCCGCGACGGCGGGCGCACCGCCAGCCCCGCCCGCCGGGCGGCGCGCGGCGCGTAGCCGTAAAGCAGGTTGCCCACCCGCACCATGTCCAGCTGGGCATGCGAGGCCAGGACCAGCAGGTGGCTCTCGGCGCAGTGGACCAGGGGCGGCCGCAGTCCCTGCTGCTCCAGCCGCTGAACCAGCCGGAGGAACCGGTCGAGGAGGCGCAGGGCCAGCCCCGGCCGGGCGGCGGTGGGGAAGTGGGCGTAAAGGCCCTCCACGCGGATGCCGGGCAGGGACTGCGCCTCAGCCAGCGCCGCCGCCACCCGGTCGGGGTGGAAGCCGCCGCGGCCGAAGCCCATGTCGACCTCCAGGTGGACCGCGCAGGGTCCGGGCGGGGAGCCGGTACGGGCCGCCTGTCCCGCCCGGGCCGATTCCGCCGCCTGGGCCAGGCGCCGGAGGGTCGTTTCGTCGTGCACCGTGGCCGTCAGGCCTTCCCGGACCCAGTGGTGGGCCAGGGCGGGGTCGACGGGCTGGAAGACCAGGATGGGAGCGGTGATCCCGGCCCTGCGCAGGCGCAGGGCCGCCTCCAGGGTGTCGGTGCCGAGGCCGTCGGCCCCGGCGGCCACCAGCGTGCGGGCGGCCATCTCGGCCCCCAGGCCGTACCCGTCGCCCTTCACCACGGCCAGGATGCGGGTCCCCGGCCGGACGAACCGGCGCACCGCCGCCAGGTTGGCGGCCAGCACGTCCAGGTCGACCTCGATGCGGGCCCGGGCCAGGGCGGCGGCCAGCTCGGCCGGCCAGGTCACGGCCACGTCTCCCGATCCGTCGGGTATCTCTTGCTGCTCCACCGTCGACGCCCTTTCCCGCCCGCCGCCCGCCGGGCAAAGTCCCCAGCGGGGCCCGCCTCCGCCCCGACCGCCGCCGGCCGCAACGGTGCCGGGCGCAGCCGGCGCCGGGCGGAGCCGCAGGGCCCACGCCCCACGCCGGTCCGGGCCGCCGGTTCGTCCCGGCCATGTGCTGCGAAACCTTCGCCCCCGCGGGCGCGGGCTCCTGTCGAAGCGCTCCTTGTCAAAGCCTGCCTGCCGGGGCGGCCGTCCATTCGGCCCCGGCCCGGCAGGCTTTGACGGGTTGGCTGCCGAACCGCAACATATCCAAAGAAAGCACCTCGCCCGCCGGGAAGCAAGTCAAGCAACAATCATCACGAAAGGAGAAGGAGTTGTCCCGTGGCAGACGCCGATCACCGTGCCGGAGCGGGGACCACCTCGGCCGGGACCGGTGCCAGCCTGGTCCCGGCCGGCGCCCCGCCCGCGTACCACCGGTTGCTGGAGCGGCTCGGCCAGGTCAGCGACCTGCGGGCCGCCGCCTCCCTGCTCAACTGGGACGAAGAGGTCAACATGCCGCCGGGCGGCGCCGCCGCCCGGGCGGAGCAGAAGGCCACCATCAGCCGCCTGGCCCACCAGGCCTTCACCGCCCCCGAAGTGGGGGAGTGGCTGGACGAACTTTCCGGCTGGGAGGCGCAGCTGGACCCCGAAAGCGACGCCGCGGCCCTGTTGCGGGTGACCCGCCGGGATTACGAGCGGTCGCGCCGGGTTCCTCCGGACCTGGTGGCGGAGCTGGCCCGGGCCTCGTCCCAGGGGTACCAGGCCTGGATGGAAGCCCGTTCCCAGCGGCGCTTTGCACCCTTCGCCCCGGCCCTGGCCCGCCTGGTCGAGCTGCGGCGGCAGCTGGCCGACGCCCTGGGCTATCCCGAAGAGCCGTACGATGCCCTGCTGGAGGGCCACGAGCCCGGCATGCGCACCCGCCAGGTGCGGGAGCTTTTCGCCCGGCTCAAGGAGGGGCTGGTCCCCCTGGTCCAGGCCATCGCCGAGCGCCAGGACCGGGTAAGGGACGACTTCCTCCATGGTGACTTCCCCGACGCCGACCAGTGGGAGCTGACCCTGGAGGCGCTGCGGGCCATCGGCTTCGACTTCCAGCGGGGCCGCCAGGACCGGTCCGTCCACCCCTTCACCGCGGGGCTGGCCGCGGGCGACGTGCGGCTGACCACGCGGATCTTCCCGGATGTGTTCGGCCCCGCCCTGTTCAGCAGCCTGCACGAAGGGGGCCACGGCCTCTACGAGCAGGGCTTCCCCGCGGCATGGCACCGCACGCCCCTGGCCGAGGCGGCTTCCTCGGCGGTGCACGAGTCCCAGAGTCGCCTGTGGGAGAACGTCATCGGCCGGTCGCGGGAGTTCTGGACCTTCTTCTTCCCCAAGGTCCAGGCCCGCTTCCCCCGCCAGCTGGAGGGCGTGGACGCCGAGGCGATGTACCGGGCGGTCAACCGCTCGCGGCCGTCCCTGATCCGCGTGGAGGCCGACGAGGTGACCTACAACCTCCACATCATGCTGCGGTTCGAGCTGGAGCTGGCCCTGCTGGGCGGCGACCTGCCCGTCGACGAGCTGCCCGGGGCCTGGCGGGAGAAGACCCTGGCCTACCTGGGCCTCGAGCCTGCCGACGACGTGGAGGGCGTGCTGCAGGACATCCACTGGTCCTGGGGAGGCTTCGGCTACTTCCCCAGCTACGCCCTGGGCAACCTGATCGCCCTGCAGCTCTGGGAAGCCGCCTTGCGGGACGAACCGGCGCTGCCCGAGCGGATCGCCCGCGGCGACCTGCGCGGCGTGCTGGAGTGGATGCGGGAGCACGTCCACCGGAACGGCGCCCGCTGGGAGCCCCTGGAGCTGGTGCGGCGGGTGACGGGAGCGGAGCTCAGCGAGGAGCCCTTCCTGCGTTACGTCCGGCGCAAGTACGGGGAACTGTACGGGCTGTGATGCCCGGCACGCGCCGGCCAGCGCCGGGCCGCGGCACGACGGCAAGCCGGTTCCCGCGGCCAGCGTGACGCGGCCCCGGGCCTGGTGTGTGACGGGCGGCCTGCGGCGATGGCGGGCGTTGGCGCCGACGGCGCGACGCGACGCCGGGCGGTGGTCACGCCCGGCGCGAAGGGACGGAGGTGGCACCGTGGCCATCGTGGCCGTCAGCATCGCCCCCGTGGGCGAGGGGGTCAGCGTGAGCCCCTGGGTGGCGCGGGCCCTGAAGGTGCTGGCCGCCCAGGACCGGGTCCGCTACCAGGTGGGGCCCATGTTCACCACCTTGGAAGGCGACCTGGACGAGATCCTGGATCTGGTCCGCGCGATGCATGAGGCGATGTTCGAGGGCGGGGCCCGGCGGGTGTCCACGGTGATCAAGATCGACGACCGCCGGGACCGGCCCCAGACCATGGAAGAGAAGGTGGCGGCGGTGGAGCGGCAACTGCAGGCGGGCGACGGCCAGGGGACGGCGGCGTCGGGAGCCCGGCCGGTGGCGCAGGGCGAGCAGGCTCCGGAAGCGGGGCAAGGGGCCCGGGACGCCGGGGCCCGCCCGTCATGAAGAACCGGCGCCGTCATCCGGGCGCCGCCGGCGCCGGGGCACCTGCCGCGGCCCAACCGGCCGGGCTGGCGGGCACGCCCGGCCCCGCGGTGGAGGCCCGTTCGACCCGCAAGGGCCTGATCCTGGCCTCGCTGATGCTGGCCATGTTCATGGCCGCCATCGAGGGCACCATCGTGTCGACGGCGATCCCGTCCATCGTCGCCGATCTGGGCGGCTTCTCCCGCTTCAGCTGGGTGTTCTCCGCCTTTCTCCTGACGTCGGCGGCCTCGGTGCCGATCTACGGCAAGCTGGCCGACCTGTACGGCCGCAAGCCCGTCTTCATCGCCGGGGCTGCCCTGTTCCTGCTGGGGTCGGCCCTGTGCGGCACGGCGTCCAACATCGGCCAGCTGGTGGTCTTCCGTGCCTTGCAGGGGCTGGGGGCGGGGGCGGTCCAGCCCATCACCCTGACCATCGTCGGCGACCTGTACCGCCTGGAAGAGCGGGCTCGGGTGCAGGGGTACCTGTCCAGCGTCTGGGGCGTCTCGGCGGTCGTGGGGCCGGCCGCCGGCGGGCTCCTGGTGCAGTACGCCGGGTGGCCGTGGATCTTCTACGTCAACCTGCCCATCGGGCTTCTGGCCATCGCGGGCATCGCCTTCTTCCTTCGCGAATCGCCGCGCCGCGGCCGGGTGTCCATCGATCTGGCCGGTACCTTTTGGATGGTGGTGGCGGTCAGCGCCCTGCTGCTCCAGCTGGTCGAGGGCGGGACCGCTTGGCCGTGGCTGTCGGGGACCCCGGTGGCGCTGCTGGCCGTGACGGCGGTGGCGGGTTGGCTGTTCGTCCGGCAGGAGCGGCGGGCGCCGGATGCGCTGCTGCCCCTGGAGCTGCTGGGCCGGCCCGTCATCCGGACGGGGAACCTGGGCGGCCTGGTGGGCGGCATCGTCCTCATGGGCCTCTCGTCCACGGTGCCCACCTTCGTCCAGGGGGTGCTGGGGCAGACGCCGGCGGTGGCCGGGTTTGCCGTGGCCACCCTGTCCGTCGGATGGCCCCTGGCCAGCTCCCAGGCGGGCCGGCTGATGCTGCGCTGGGGCTTCCGCGGAACCGCCGTCCTGGGATCCCTGTTCGGCATGGCGGGGGTGCTGGTGCTGCTGCTGGCGGGAACCGGGGCCTCACCGTGGCAGGTGGCGGCGGGTTGCTTCCTGGTGGGCGTCAGCATGGGCCTGGTCATGACGACCTACATCGTGTCGATCCAGGAGTCGGTGCCCCACCACCAGCGGGGCGTGGCCACGGGGTCCCAGGCCTTCGCCCGGATGCTCGGCAGCGCCGTGGGAGCCGCCCTGCTGGGCGGGGTGATCAACGCCCGGATGGAGGGAGGGCTGCTGGCGGCGGGCCATCCCGATCTGTTGCGGCTCGGCGCCGACGCCGGCAACTGGCTGCTGGATCCCGACCGGCGGGCGGCCCTGGATCCGGCCGCCTTCGAGGCCTTGCGGCAGGCGCTGGCGGGGGCGTTCCACGCGGCCATGCGGGTCGTGATGGGCCTGGCCGTGCTGGTGCTTCCCATCGCCCGGACCTTGCCCCGGGGGGTCGAACCGGCCGCCGCCACCGGCCGGCCGCAACCGGGGGCGCGGTAGCCGGCCGGGGAGGGTACCACGGCAAAGCGGGGGCCGCGGCACTGGGTGCCCCGGCCCCCGCCGTGCTCCGCCCGGTTCGGTTCGTGGAGAGGCCATCGCTTCCGTGCCGCGGCCCCGGGGACCGGCCGGCCGCGGCACGGCCGTCCGGGGAACGGCCCGGCGGGGCCGGTTCGTCCCGGGCCGGCGGCGCCGTCACCCGCAGCACCCCGAGCCGCCCGAGCCGCCCGAGCCGCCGGACCCACCCGTCCCGCCGGTTGGGCCGGCGCCACCCGTGGCGTTGGCGGCCGTGGTGAGGGACTGGGGCTGGCACTGGGCGAAGAGGCCGATCAGCACGATGCGGCTCAGATTCGGCTGCATCACGTCGGGGCTGATCTCGGCGGTGACGATCAGGTCGTTGAAGGGCGCCACCTGCCGGCCCGGGGGCACCGCCAGCGACCCGGTCCAGACCCGCGGCGTCAGGAGCGGGTTCGTCCGGACCAGGGGGATCTTGACGGTGCGGCCGTCGGGGGCCACGCCCCGCAGCCAGGCGACGAAGGTCGCACCACCGAAGGTCGAAGGCGGCGGCAGGTCGATGGTGCCGACGAGCACGTTGGCCCCCACCGCCGCCGACTGGAAGATCCGCGCCACGCCACCCGCCTCGGCGCCCCGCGGCACGTTGGCCGTGCGGAAGAGCAGCATGCAGCACTCCACCGTGGGGACCACCGGCCCCGGGCTCGTGGGCACGCAGATCAGTTGCCCCGGGAAGATCAGGTTGGGGTTGACGATCTGCGGATTGGCCTGGAGCAGGGCCTGCAGGGTGACCCCGAAGGTCTGGGCGATGAGGAAGAGGGTGTCCCCCGGTGCCACCATGTACAGCACGCCGTTCGGGCACGGCGGCGGGGGCGGCGGCGGCGCAGGCGGGATCGTCGGCACGCAGATCAGCTGCCCCGGCACCAGGACGTTGGGGTTCGGGATCTGCGGGTTGGCCGCGATAAGAGCCTGCAACGTCACCCCGAACCGCTGGGCGATGAAGAACAGCGTGTCACCCGGCTGCACCTTGTAGATGAACCCGCCGCGGCACGCAGGCGGCGGGGGCGGCAGGACCCCGGTGGGCACGCAGATGCGCTGCCCGGGGACGATGGCGCTGGGGTCGGGGATCTGCGGGTTGGCCGCGATGAGGGCCTGCAGCGTCACCCCGAACCGCTGGGCGATGAAGAACAGCGTGTCCCCGGGCTGCACCGTGTAGATGAACCCGTTGGGGCACGGGGGCGGCGGCGGCACGATCACCCCGGTGGGCACGCAGATCTGCTGCCCGGGGAAGATGGTGCTGGGGTCGGGGATCTGCGGGTTGGCCGCGATGAGGGCCTGCAGCGTCACCCCGAACCGCTGGGCGATGAAGAACAGCGTGTCCCCGGGCTGCACCGTGTAGATGAACCCGTTCGGGCACGGCGGCGGGGGCGGGAACTGGTGGGATTGAGGGTCACCGGCCGCGCCCGCCGTTCCGCCTTCGGCGGCTGCCGCCTGCTCGGCCATGCCCTCTCCGTTCCCGCCGGGGGCGAAAACGGGCTCCCCGGCAGGGTGGATGTCGGGGGCTGCCGCCGCCTCGGCCGCCTGGGGCTCAGGGGATTGGCCGTGGAAACGGACGTCGTCCTGGGCCATCGGTGTTCCACCTCCCACGGCGGTGTATGCCGCCGCGGGTCCCCCGGTCCCGGTGGCAGGTGGCGCTTGGGCGATGGCGCAGGCAATCGGGCGCCGGTCCCGGGCGAGTCGAGCCGAGTCGGGCCCGCCCGGTGGCGTGCCCGCGACGGCGGCCGCCCGTTGACATGACCGCCCGCCCACGCCATGGTAAGGGTAACAACCGACGCATCGACTCCGTGGTGTGCCCATCCTTTGGGGCAGGGTGAGGCGCCGGCGGCTTCGCCGCATCCCGGCGCCAATTCCCGACCGGCAGTGATGGGGCGGCCCGGCGGCCCCTCCCACCGGTCCCGTGCCGCCGCCGCGTTCGCCCGGCGCGGTGGCGACGGGAACGGGGAACCCGCGATGCGGGGAACCCGGACCGGTACGGAGCCGGCGCCTGGGTCAGCCCACGAGCCTGCCAGCCTCGGCGGTTGATCCGGTGAGAATCCGGAGCCGACGGTATAGTCCGATCGGGCAGAGGTGGCGCACCCGGGTGGCGAGGGCGTGCCCCCTCCCGTCCGGCCTGCAAACCGTACGGATGCGGGTGGCTCGACCGCCCGCCCCCGGTGACCTCTGCCCGGCGCCCATCCCCAGGATGGCGCCGGGTTTCGTCTTGGGAAGGGCACCGCGGGCGATGCCGGTGAGCAGGTGGGAGGTGAAGCCGGTGGCGGTACGCGACGGTACGGCGTGGCCGGCGGCGGCCGGGTTCGTCCCCGGTTCCCCCGCCGCCAGCGGGCCGGCGGCGGAGGACGGGAGGGTCCCGCGGGCTGCGAAGGCATCGGGGGACGGCCGTGTTCCGGGCAACGGAAGGCACGCCGCAGGCTCCACGGTCGCCGGGCCCGCGGCGGCGCGGGCGGAGGGGCAGGCCGGCCACCACGGGCCTGAGGATCCCGGCCGGCCCCTGCACGGCACGTGGCGGCTCAAGACGGGCCTGGCCCGCATGCTCAAGGGCGGGGTGATCATGGACGTCACCACCCCCGACGAGGCACGCATCGCGGAAGAGGCCGGGGCGGTGGCGGTGATGGCCCTGGAACGGGTGCCGGCGGACATCCGGGCGGCGGGCGGCGTGGCGCGCATGGCCGACCCGGACCGCATCCAGGCCATCATGGAGGCCGTGACCATCCCCGTCATGGCGAAGTGCCGCATTGGACACTTCGTCGAGGCCCAGATCCTCGAGGCCCTGGGCGTCGACTTCATCGACGAGAGCGAGGTCCTGACGCCCGCCGACGACCGCTTCCACATCGACAAGCACGCCTTCAAGGTCCCCTTCGTTTGCGGTGCCCGCGACCTGGGCGAGGCCCTGCGCCGCATCGCCGAGGGGGCGGCCATGATCCGCACCAAGGGCGAGCCCGGTACGGGCGACGTCGCCGAGGCGGTGCGCCACATGCGCCGGATGAACGAGCAGATCCGCCGGGTGCGGGAGGCCGGCGACGAGGAGCTGGTGGCCCTGGCCCGCGATCTGGGCGCTCCCTATGAGCTGCTCCTCGAGGTGCGGCGGCTGGGGCGCCTGCCCGTGGTCAACTTCGCCGCCGGTGGCATCGCGACCCCGGCCGACGCCGCCTTGATGATGCAGCTGGGCGCCGACGGCGTCTTCGTCGGCTCGGGGATCTTCAAGTCCGCCAATCCCGCGGCGCGGGCGCGGGCCATCGTCGAGGCGGTGGCCCACTACGACGATCCGGCCTGGCTGGCACGGATCTCCGGCGGGCTGGGCGAGGCCATGGCGGGCATCGCCGCCCACACCCTGGCCGAGGGGCAGCGGATGCAGCAGCGGGGCGGGTGAGCCGGGTCGGTGAACCGGCGGGGGTGCGGGAAGCCCCCCTGCGCGTCGCCGGCCATGCAGCGCCGGGCGGGGCCGGACAGGCCCGCCCGTGCGGCGAAGGATCGGAGGTCGGTCGCGCGATGCACGACGACGTGGAAACCCGGGGGAACGGTGCGGGTCACCGGCCCGTCGCCCGCGGGGCCGGTGGCCCGCGGATCGGCGTGGTCGCCCTTCAGGGCGATGTGGAGGAACACGTCACGTACCTGGAGCGGGCCGGGGCGGACGTGCGGCCGGTGCGGGTGCCCGGCGATCTGGAAGGGCTCGGCGGGCTGGTGCTTCCCGGCGGGGAGAGCACGGCCATCGGCCGCCTCATGGAGCGGGCGGGTTTGCTGGACGCCCTGCGGGAGCGGGTCCGGAGCGGGGACATGGCCTTCTTCGGGACCTGCGCCGGGATGATCCTGCTGGCCCGGGAGGTGGCGGGCGGCGAGCCACCGCGCCTCGGCTGCATGGACCTGGCCGTGGAACGAAACGCCTACGGCCGGCAGGTGGACAGCTTCGAGGTCGACCTGACCGTTCCCGCCCTGGGGGAGGTCCCCCTGCGGGCCGTGTTCATCCGTGCGCCGGTGGTGCGGGCCGTGGGCCCCAAAGTGGAGGTGCTGGCCGTCTGGCAGGGGCGCCCTGTGCTGGTCCGGCAGGGGCGGTGCCTGGCCAGCGCCTTCCACCCGGAACTGGCCGGGGACCTGCGGGTGGCCCGCCTGTTCCTGGACATGGTGGCCGCCTAGCGGGTCGGTGGCATCCGGCCGGCGGGGGAAGGAAGCGGAGAAGGGGAAGCGGAGAAGAAGGGGAAGCGGAGAAGGCACCCGGCCGGCGCCTCCTGGCGCCGGCCGGGCGCCTTCCGGGGGCCAGGAAGGCCCCACCCGCGGCGGGTCAAACCCATCGGCCGCCCAGCGCCCGGAGCACCCGCCCGCTGAGCCAGGCCGCCAGCACGGCCTTGGCCAGGTCCCCGGGGATGAAGGGCAGGACGGCTCCGGCCCAGACCTGGGGCCAGGCCCGCCCCGTCTCCAGGGCGAACCAGGGGGCGCCGATGGCGTACACCAAGACGATTCCGCCCACCACGGCGGCCAGGAAGGCCCGGCCGAAGCGGGGCACCCCGGCCGGACCGGTCATGGTGCCCCGGCCGGTCCCCGTGCCGGCCAGAAGGCCGGCCAGCCAGGCCGCCAGGGGATAGCTGACGAGAAACCCGCCCGTGGGCCCGGCCAGCGTCGCCAGGCCGGCGGCGCCGCCGGCGAAGACCGGCGCACCGGCAATGCCCAGCAGCAGGTACACCAGCTGGGCGGCCAGGCCCCACCGCGGCCCCAGCAGGAGGCCCGAGAGCATGACGCCCAGGGTCTGCCCCGTGATGGGAACGGGGGTGAAGGGCAGCGGGATGCGGAGCTGGGCGAGAACGGCGGTCAGGGCGGCCATCAGGCCGGCCATCGCCAGGGACCGGGTGGGGGTGGTGGTGCCGCCGCGGGCGACCGCGGTGGTGCCGGAACGGCTGGCGGAGGTTTCAGGCCGCGGGTCGGCCGGCATGGTTCTCCCTCCTCGAATGACAAGCTCGGCCAGGGGCGCCTGGGACAGGCCCTGGCGAACGGTATGAGCGTAGCGCCAGGAGGGGGTGTTTGTCAACCAACAACGACTTTTGGTTGACAATTCCGGAACCACGCTTTGCGCCGCCCGCCGGGGCAGCGGCTCCTGCCCACGGCTCCTGCCGTCGGCTCCTGCCAACAACTCCTGCAGCCCCACCTATCCGCAACCACCAACGGCCGCTGCCAACAGCGCCTCGATTAACAGCGTCTCCCGGCAGCTGGTTCCACCGGCCCCGGGCCTTCCTTCAGGGCCAACGGCCCCTGGTGGTACCGTCTCGTACCACGGTCACGCGCAAGAACCGGTGGGCAGG
Proteins encoded in this window:
- a CDS encoding enoyl-CoA hydratase/isomerase family protein, producing MEGTHVRLEWPEPEVALVRLNRPERMNAFNTAMAEEIAARFEDLHRRAGLRVVVLTGAGDRAFCTGADLKERATLDEQAWFAQHHVFQRMFRAVAETPVPVIAAVRGYCLAGGFEIALNCDFILAAADARFGLPEVTRGIMPGGGATQILPRVVGEAWASRLIMTGEIIDVDTARRIGLVTEVTEPARLLPRALELAGVIAANAPIAVRQVKQAIRATRSLGWEEGRRRELELYAACVPTDDRREGMRSFVERRPPVFRGR
- a CDS encoding lipid II:glycine glycyltransferase FemX, producing the protein MSQRTSVTVEPAGPQDREAYDRAVAGCGKPHFMQLWGWGEVKRATGWEPLRFLARDGNGARGAMTVLARRLPGLGTVFYAPTGPAVDYADREAVRALLGAAAEEARRHRAFVLRVDPDVPVERREAVELLAGLGFRRGTEATAFEALQPRFVMRLQLAPTPGETLARFESKTRYNIRYAARQGVTTRVAASEADLAAFYRLLQMTAARQRFAIRAFSYYEALWRHLLVPGHGRIFLAEYQGRPVAGIMVFRCGDTVWYLYGGTDYEARKVMPSHAAQWAAIQWAIAEGCRIYDFRGVSGNVDPADPHYGLYRFKKGFGAELVEYIGEFERVYAPLRYRAFQAAFAARRRLLRALRARRGSAAAPAAAG
- a CDS encoding alanine racemase, which encodes MTWPAELAAALARARIEVDLDVLAANLAAVRRFVRPGTRILAVVKGDGYGLGAEMAARTLVAAGADGLGTDTLEAALRLRRAGITAPILVFQPVDPALAHHWVREGLTATVHDETTLRRLAQAAESARAGQAARTGSPPGPCAVHLEVDMGFGRGGFHPDRVAAALAEAQSLPGIRVEGLYAHFPTAARPGLALRLLDRFLRLVQRLEQQGLRPPLVHCAESHLLVLASHAQLDMVRVGNLLYGYAPRAARRAGLAVRPPSRLVVRVGAVRRAASLDPGYRGGWARPGAPVAVLPVGLADGLRPVREARFWSDRLVILARRLLGALGASRVLGAAGLPPGPRLRVGGREVPLRGEFMMNHCLLDATGLDLEPGQEVELVVGRLTAAAHLPVVYLRGGRPVAVAWPQRQVVELVAAPLAFPAGPASGTDGTAPDSLAHAGLPAGHPAEVPLPAAEVPGGAGGDAGAGPVPAAVPGPVACAVQGPVAGPVPAPVRAPAGPVAARRGPVRPDEETVE
- a CDS encoding carboxypeptidase M32 — encoded protein: MADADHRAGAGTTSAGTGASLVPAGAPPAYHRLLERLGQVSDLRAAASLLNWDEEVNMPPGGAAARAEQKATISRLAHQAFTAPEVGEWLDELSGWEAQLDPESDAAALLRVTRRDYERSRRVPPDLVAELARASSQGYQAWMEARSQRRFAPFAPALARLVELRRQLADALGYPEEPYDALLEGHEPGMRTRQVRELFARLKEGLVPLVQAIAERQDRVRDDFLHGDFPDADQWELTLEALRAIGFDFQRGRQDRSVHPFTAGLAAGDVRLTTRIFPDVFGPALFSSLHEGGHGLYEQGFPAAWHRTPLAEAASSAVHESQSRLWENVIGRSREFWTFFFPKVQARFPRQLEGVDAEAMYRAVNRSRPSLIRVEADEVTYNLHIMLRFELELALLGGDLPVDELPGAWREKTLAYLGLEPADDVEGVLQDIHWSWGGFGYFPSYALGNLIALQLWEAALRDEPALPERIARGDLRGVLEWMREHVHRNGARWEPLELVRRVTGAELSEEPFLRYVRRKYGELYGL
- a CDS encoding MTH1187 family thiamine-binding protein, which gives rise to MAIVAVSIAPVGEGVSVSPWVARALKVLAAQDRVRYQVGPMFTTLEGDLDEILDLVRAMHEAMFEGGARRVSTVIKIDDRRDRPQTMEEKVAAVERQLQAGDGQGTAASGARPVAQGEQAPEAGQGARDAGARPS
- a CDS encoding MDR family MFS transporter: MKNRRRHPGAAGAGAPAAAQPAGLAGTPGPAVEARSTRKGLILASLMLAMFMAAIEGTIVSTAIPSIVADLGGFSRFSWVFSAFLLTSAASVPIYGKLADLYGRKPVFIAGAALFLLGSALCGTASNIGQLVVFRALQGLGAGAVQPITLTIVGDLYRLEERARVQGYLSSVWGVSAVVGPAAGGLLVQYAGWPWIFYVNLPIGLLAIAGIAFFLRESPRRGRVSIDLAGTFWMVVAVSALLLQLVEGGTAWPWLSGTPVALLAVTAVAGWLFVRQERRAPDALLPLELLGRPVIRTGNLGGLVGGIVLMGLSSTVPTFVQGVLGQTPAVAGFAVATLSVGWPLASSQAGRLMLRWGFRGTAVLGSLFGMAGVLVLLLAGTGASPWQVAAGCFLVGVSMGLVMTTYIVSIQESVPHHQRGVATGSQAFARMLGSAVGAALLGGVINARMEGGLLAAGHPDLLRLGADAGNWLLDPDRRAALDPAAFEALRQALAGAFHAAMRVVMGLAVLVLPIARTLPRGVEPAAATGRPQPGAR